In Marmota flaviventris isolate mMarFla1 chromosome 17, mMarFla1.hap1, whole genome shotgun sequence, a single genomic region encodes these proteins:
- the Septin9 gene encoding septin-9 isoform X5: MFCISGTKVPEAAPGSAGNMADSSRDAALKQAAATRNEKAPVEFGYVGIDSILEQMRRKAMKQGFEFNIMVVGQSGLGKSTLINTLFKSKISRKSVQPPSEERIPKTIEIKSITHDIEEKGVRMKLTVIDTPGFGDHINNENCWQPIMKFINEQYEKYLQEEVNINRKKRIPDTRVHCCLYFIPATGHSLRPLDIEFMKRLSKVVNIVPVIAKADTLTLEERVYFKQRITADLLSNGIDVYPQKEFDEDSEDRLVNEKFREMIPFAVVGSDQEYQVNGKRILGRKTKWGTIEVENTTHCEFAYLRDLLIRTHMQNIKDITSSIHFEAYRVKRLSEGSSTLANGLEKEPDAEEM; encoded by the exons ATGTTCTGCATCTCAGGCACAAAAG TCCCCGAGGCAGCTCCCGGCAGCGCTGGCAACATGGCCGACTCCTCCAGGGACGCCGCCCTCAAGCAGGCCGCGGCCACGCGGAACGAGAAGGCCCCCGTGGAGTTCGGCTACGTGGGCATCGACTCCATCCTGGAGCAGATGCGGAGGAAGGCCATGAAGCAGGGCTTCGAGTTCAACATCATGGTGGTGG GGCAGAGCGGCTTGGGGAAATCCACCTTAATCAACACCCTCTTCAAATCCAAGATCAGCCGGAAGTCGGTGCAGCCCCCCTCCGAGGAGCGCATCCCCAAGACCATCGAGATCAAATCCATCACACACG ATATTGAGGAGAAGGGCGTCCGGATGAAGCTGACGGTAATTGACACGCCGGGCTTTGGGGACCACATCAATAACGAGAACTG CTGGCAGCCGATCATGAAGTTCATCAACGAACAGTACGAGAAGTACTTGCAGGAGGAGGTCAACATCAACCGGAAGAAGCGCATCCCGGACACGCGCGTCCACTGCTGCCTCTACTTCATCCCTGCCACAGGCCACTC cctcaggCCCCTGGACATCGAGTTCATGAAGCGCCTAAGCAAGGTGGTCAACATCGTCCCTGTCATTGCCAAGGCTGACACACTGACCCTGGAGGAGAGGGTCTACTTCAAACAGCGG ATCACCGCAGACCTGCTGTCCAACGGCATTGACGTGTACCCCCAGAAGGAGTTTGACGAGGACTCGGAGGACAGGCTGGTGAACGAGAAGTTCCGG GAGATGATCCCGTTTGCCGTTGTGGGCAGTGACCAGGAGTACCAAGTCAACGGCAAGCGGATCCTCGGGAGGAAGACCAAGTGGGGCACCATCGAAG TCGAGAACACCACGCACTGTGAGTTTGCCTACCTGCGGGACCTGCTCATCAG GACACACATGCAGAACATCAAGGACATCACCAGCAGCATCCACTTCGAAGCCTACCGCGTGAAGCGCCTCAGCGAGGGCAGCAGCACCCTGGCCAATGGCCTTGAAAAGGAGCCAGACGCTGAGGAGATGTAG
- the Septin9 gene encoding septin-9 isoform X4, which yields MADSSRDAALKQAAATRNEKAPVEFGYVGIDSILEQMRRKAMKQGFEFNIMVVGQSGLGKSTLINTLFKSKISRKSVQPPSEERIPKTIEIKSITHDIEEKGVRMKLTVIDTPGFGDHINNENCWQPIMKFINEQYEKYLQEEVNINRKKRIPDTRVHCCLYFIPATGHSLRPLDIEFMKRLSKVVNIVPVIAKADTLTLEERVYFKQRITADLLSNGIDVYPQKEFDEDSEDRLVNEKFREMIPFAVVGSDQEYQVNGKRILGRKTKWGTIEVENTTHCEFAYLRDLLIRTHMQNIKDITSSIHFEAYRVKRLSEGSSTLANGLEKEPDAEEM from the exons ATGGCCGACTCCTCCAGGGACGCCGCCCTCAAGCAGGCCGCGGCCACGCGGAACGAGAAGGCCCCCGTGGAGTTCGGCTACGTGGGCATCGACTCCATCCTGGAGCAGATGCGGAGGAAGGCCATGAAGCAGGGCTTCGAGTTCAACATCATGGTGGTGG GGCAGAGCGGCTTGGGGAAATCCACCTTAATCAACACCCTCTTCAAATCCAAGATCAGCCGGAAGTCGGTGCAGCCCCCCTCCGAGGAGCGCATCCCCAAGACCATCGAGATCAAATCCATCACACACG ATATTGAGGAGAAGGGCGTCCGGATGAAGCTGACGGTAATTGACACGCCGGGCTTTGGGGACCACATCAATAACGAGAACTG CTGGCAGCCGATCATGAAGTTCATCAACGAACAGTACGAGAAGTACTTGCAGGAGGAGGTCAACATCAACCGGAAGAAGCGCATCCCGGACACGCGCGTCCACTGCTGCCTCTACTTCATCCCTGCCACAGGCCACTC cctcaggCCCCTGGACATCGAGTTCATGAAGCGCCTAAGCAAGGTGGTCAACATCGTCCCTGTCATTGCCAAGGCTGACACACTGACCCTGGAGGAGAGGGTCTACTTCAAACAGCGG ATCACCGCAGACCTGCTGTCCAACGGCATTGACGTGTACCCCCAGAAGGAGTTTGACGAGGACTCGGAGGACAGGCTGGTGAACGAGAAGTTCCGG GAGATGATCCCGTTTGCCGTTGTGGGCAGTGACCAGGAGTACCAAGTCAACGGCAAGCGGATCCTCGGGAGGAAGACCAAGTGGGGCACCATCGAAG TCGAGAACACCACGCACTGTGAGTTTGCCTACCTGCGGGACCTGCTCATCAG GACACACATGCAGAACATCAAGGACATCACCAGCAGCATCCACTTCGAAGCCTACCGCGTGAAGCGCCTCAGCGAGGGCAGCAGCACCCTGGCCAATGGCCTTGAAAAGGAGCCAGACGCTGAGGAGATGTAG
- the Septin9 gene encoding septin-9 isoform X6, giving the protein MRKLFPRVPEAAPGSAGNMADSSRDAALKQAAATRNEKAPVEFGYVGIDSILEQMRRKAMKQGFEFNIMVVGQSGLGKSTLINTLFKSKISRKSVQPPSEERIPKTIEIKSITHDIEEKGVRMKLTVIDTPGFGDHINNENCWQPIMKFINEQYEKYLQEEVNINRKKRIPDTRVHCCLYFIPATGHSLRPLDIEFMKRLSKVVNIVPVIAKADTLTLEERVYFKQRITADLLSNGIDVYPQKEFDEDSEDRLVNEKFREMIPFAVVGSDQEYQVNGKRILGRKTKWGTIEVENTTHCEFAYLRDLLIRTHMQNIKDITSSIHFEAYRVKRLSEGSSTLANGLEKEPDAEEM; this is encoded by the exons TCCCCGAGGCAGCTCCCGGCAGCGCTGGCAACATGGCCGACTCCTCCAGGGACGCCGCCCTCAAGCAGGCCGCGGCCACGCGGAACGAGAAGGCCCCCGTGGAGTTCGGCTACGTGGGCATCGACTCCATCCTGGAGCAGATGCGGAGGAAGGCCATGAAGCAGGGCTTCGAGTTCAACATCATGGTGGTGG GGCAGAGCGGCTTGGGGAAATCCACCTTAATCAACACCCTCTTCAAATCCAAGATCAGCCGGAAGTCGGTGCAGCCCCCCTCCGAGGAGCGCATCCCCAAGACCATCGAGATCAAATCCATCACACACG ATATTGAGGAGAAGGGCGTCCGGATGAAGCTGACGGTAATTGACACGCCGGGCTTTGGGGACCACATCAATAACGAGAACTG CTGGCAGCCGATCATGAAGTTCATCAACGAACAGTACGAGAAGTACTTGCAGGAGGAGGTCAACATCAACCGGAAGAAGCGCATCCCGGACACGCGCGTCCACTGCTGCCTCTACTTCATCCCTGCCACAGGCCACTC cctcaggCCCCTGGACATCGAGTTCATGAAGCGCCTAAGCAAGGTGGTCAACATCGTCCCTGTCATTGCCAAGGCTGACACACTGACCCTGGAGGAGAGGGTCTACTTCAAACAGCGG ATCACCGCAGACCTGCTGTCCAACGGCATTGACGTGTACCCCCAGAAGGAGTTTGACGAGGACTCGGAGGACAGGCTGGTGAACGAGAAGTTCCGG GAGATGATCCCGTTTGCCGTTGTGGGCAGTGACCAGGAGTACCAAGTCAACGGCAAGCGGATCCTCGGGAGGAAGACCAAGTGGGGCACCATCGAAG TCGAGAACACCACGCACTGTGAGTTTGCCTACCTGCGGGACCTGCTCATCAG GACACACATGCAGAACATCAAGGACATCACCAGCAGCATCCACTTCGAAGCCTACCGCGTGAAGCGCCTCAGCGAGGGCAGCAGCACCCTGGCCAATGGCCTTGAAAAGGAGCCAGACGCTGAGGAGATGTAG